The following proteins come from a genomic window of Tepidiforma thermophila:
- a CDS encoding cytochrome P450, whose amino-acid sequence MTTEAQTLTLADIDLNDGLLFEQGLSHQAFKLLRKEDPISWTPPTQDVKGHWNLVKYEDVLFVSRHPEIFSSEKGITEYEPIDESEALLAAQGNGKMIITMDPPRHVKMRRLVNKGFTPRAVALWEPKIRETTNILLDRIAKKGESDFVLDVACNIPLAVICQMLGVPEKDWELMFALTNKVLGSGDPEYQTDVPEDQRGTPEAARITGNMGTMQMFGYFAQALMQRKTARTEDIISLLIDSEVDGEKLTDEDILWFCFLLILAGNETTRNAMSGGLLALCEHPDQKKKLLNDMSLIDSAVEEILRWVSPVTHMARVAKEDTAIRHQPIKAGERVVMWYPSVNRDEDVFPNADVFDITRTPNDHLAFGIGEHFCLGAGFARLELKVLFQELFRRFPDIDLAGPPQRLRSTFIGGIKHLPVKFTPEK is encoded by the coding sequence GTGACCACCGAAGCCCAGACCCTCACCCTCGCCGATATCGACCTCAACGATGGCCTCCTCTTCGAGCAGGGCCTCTCCCACCAGGCGTTCAAGCTCCTCCGCAAAGAGGACCCAATCTCCTGGACGCCCCCGACCCAGGACGTCAAGGGCCACTGGAACCTCGTCAAATACGAGGACGTCCTCTTCGTCTCCCGCCACCCGGAGATCTTCAGCTCCGAAAAAGGCATCACCGAGTACGAGCCCATCGATGAGAGCGAGGCCCTCCTCGCCGCCCAGGGCAACGGCAAGATGATCATCACGATGGACCCGCCGCGCCACGTCAAAATGCGGCGCCTCGTCAACAAGGGCTTCACCCCACGCGCCGTCGCCCTCTGGGAACCCAAAATCCGCGAAACCACCAACATCCTCCTCGACCGCATCGCCAAGAAGGGCGAGTCCGACTTCGTCCTCGACGTCGCCTGCAACATCCCCCTCGCCGTCATCTGCCAGATGCTCGGCGTCCCCGAAAAAGACTGGGAGCTGATGTTCGCCCTCACCAACAAGGTCCTCGGCTCCGGCGACCCCGAATACCAGACCGACGTCCCCGAGGACCAGCGCGGCACCCCCGAGGCCGCCCGCATCACGGGCAACATGGGCACCATGCAGATGTTCGGCTACTTCGCCCAGGCCCTCATGCAGCGCAAGACCGCCCGCACCGAGGACATCATCTCCCTCCTCATCGACTCCGAAGTCGACGGCGAAAAGCTCACCGATGAGGACATCCTCTGGTTCTGCTTCCTCCTCATCCTCGCCGGCAACGAAACCACCCGGAATGCCATGTCCGGCGGCCTCCTCGCCCTCTGCGAACACCCCGACCAGAAGAAGAAGCTCCTCAACGACATGTCGCTCATCGACTCCGCCGTTGAGGAGATCCTCCGCTGGGTCTCGCCGGTCACCCACATGGCCCGCGTCGCGAAGGAGGACACCGCTATCCGCCACCAGCCGATTAAGGCCGGTGAGCGCGTCGTCATGTGGTACCCCTCCGTCAACCGCGACGAAGACGTCTTCCCGAACGCCGACGTCTTCGATATCACCCGCACCCCGAACGACCACCTCGCCTTCGGCATCGGCGAGCACTTCTGCCTCGGCGCCGGCTTCGCCCGCCTCGAGCTCAAGGTCCTCTTCCAGGAGCTCTTCCGCCGCTTCCCCGACATCGACCTCGCCGGGCCGCCCCAGCGCCTCCGCTCCACCTTCATCGGCGGCATCAAGCATCTGCCGGTGAAGTTCACGCC